A segment of the Oncorhynchus tshawytscha isolate Ot180627B linkage group LG06, Otsh_v2.0, whole genome shotgun sequence genome:
CCGTATTCTGGTCACAAACCCAAAGACATCCAGCCTCTTCTCTACATGCATCATGTCAATCATGCCGTCTATGACGATGAACGTCCCAGTCCTACCTACCCCAGCACTAGGGAAAGAcaagggacaggagagaagagtgaCCCTTACATTGTCATAGACCTCCGAGGAATGTCTGATGATTCAATTCAAAGCAAATGCACTGTACTTCTGTGACTGAGTTTTCCACAGGAATGTTGATTGTGGTATGGCATAAAAATGCTACATTGAAACATGTCCACAAGCGATATTCTAAATTGCTACGTCTACCAGCAATATTCTAAATTGCTACATGTCTACAAGCCAACAAGATCCATAGTGATTTATTAAGGACCAGTGACACAGACAGCAGTCAGGGATGCCAGCTTAGGGTGTTGGAGACCAATCAATGAGGCCCATTCAGAAAGCAAAGCCCCAATACCAACACCTGTTTCAACAGTTGTTCCTGCACGTCTCTGACTTCAGTGGTGTGGTGGTTTCATATTACATGACATGTGCTTTGAAATTCCAGCTATACCAATACAAAATAAAGGGAAGCGGGTTGGCATACTTTTTTAGACACCACGATAGGTCAATTTGACACTATGATTGTGTTAAGTTATACATGTCATAAGGAACTAAATGAACTACTATAGCCTTCATTGAGTACAGCATGTAGACGAGATTTCCCAGTTAGAATCCCTAGTCTCCTCCCCTGGTTCAGTACCTGCAGTGCACTACGATGGGTCCTGCATAGGACGGGTTGACTGTCTTCACCTTCTTGAGGAACTTGAGCATGCCGATAGGGGAGAAGGGCACCCCAAAGTCTGGCCAGCTGGTGAAGTGGAGCTGGGTGACTAAGCGGGGGGCCCTTGGGCCATCATTCCCCTGCTGTTTACAACAACAGGAAAACACATCAATCGTTTAGAAAAATATACTGTAAATGTCACAGGGTTTCTCACATCGTGTATTTCAAAGTGAGGGATCCTGTGCAGGGTTGTCATGTAGGCACATACAATGTTACTTACATATTGTACACAGAACTTGCGGATGGTGTAGTCCACCAGTACAGTAAAGTCCTCCACTGACACCCTCACACTCCCATACATCCAACAGCCCTGGTCTGGCCAGTACTGGTAACACTTGTCCTGAAGAGAGGAAAAATGGACATTTAGcaaagcaaaaaaaaatacaaactaTAGTTCACCAATATGAATGGCAGAGACTTTTATGGGAATTCATATTACTGACTAGTAACTCTATTTATAGGTGATTGTCTGTCAGTCAATATGTTCATCACTCTGATCTTCTAGACTGTTAATGAGAGTCTCAGACTAATTATAATCAAGCCTTGGACAACTTTATCAACAATTATTTAGTTATTGATCCCCCATCTCTGTTTGGTGGAGCTAAACCCCCTGTTTTGTTCTTTATTGATCAGCCCCTTGAGGTTCAATAAAATGTGATGCCAAGTAATTTGGGGTGACACATTGTATGGATTGGGAAAGTTAGGAAAGGGTCAAATCAATTATACTCATGACCTTGAGGTGTGAGAAGACAAGAAAGAACAAAGGACCCCTTAAGAACATCTaacatgagagcccatgagcaaATCTGAAGATTCTTTACTGGTTGTATTAGCAGATAATGGAGCAGCCAAAGTGAGAGAAGAGAAACtcacctcttttctctctttcaggTTAGTGAGCATCACTATAGTAGCAGTCTTCTGTTCCCAAATCATCCGCCAGAAGTCAGCCACTGTGTCGTGCATTGGGCCTATGGAAAAGAGAGTGGCACTTACTAGATAGATGTAAGTGGACATACTAGTTATACAATAGGCCTATGGTGCTAGAAAAACGTATTTTATGTAAGCATATAATTGATTTCCATTCCGTAATCCTCTAGTAGTACAGTATTTTGCACAAAATGATTGTACAAAGTTATATTCACCTTGAGCTGCAATTAATTTGTTCTTCTCTTTATAACCCTGGTTAAAAAGAAAATgtgttttgctgagtttattagaCCATAGTGAGAAAGGAAGTTATACTGGACGCATTTAAGTTATCCGTAATGGGACAGAACGAAATACATAGTAAATATCAACAACTCACATCTATGTAGGAGGCATTTATGTAGTCCGTACAAGAATGGCCATCTATTTGCGTTAACAATACTCTGGAATGGTCATCTGTTGAAAATGTAAGAAAGAGACAAAATTGTACTAGGAAAATAAGTATGCCTATTTAAAATGTTCATTATGTTATCAAACTGCTTTATCTCAAAAAAGTTCAAGCTACTCTTAAAGGTAAATTCCACAATTTTCAACGTGATTTTCATTATCTCTTGCACAATAACAGTGTCTACATATTTGAAAATGGCGCATTTCGAAGTTTTGTAGAAAAAAGTATGAAGTTAAAAAGTTCTACTCGATGACATCAGCAAGAAAATACCCTCCCGCTGGCTAGAAATGCATTGCAGGTTTTGAAAAATCCCTGTTCTTACTTTTAATCCTACCACGTGATGTCACAGACAAGCATTTTTTAGGAGCTTTCTTATCATCTTTTTAAAGCAGAAATACCATAGAAACGCGCCGTGTTCATGTATGTTTTTGAGACAATGAATAGGAAGTTGAAAAGTAGCGCAATTGCCCTTTAAGTGGGTTTAATGGTTACAAAACGTATTCCCATAACAATTCCATCACTCACATGGTAGGATGTTTGGATATCTGTTCTTGTCCCTGTTGATCTCCCTGCTAGCCTCCTCAAAGGAGCCATGGTGGTAGCCACAGGTCAGTGActatacagacacaaacacaggggTTCAAACTAAGCCAGTCATGAAGTCTTCAGACATGCAGCATTATATGTAACAGCATAAAGAAGTATGAACTCCTCCTGACATTATTAGGTATCACACTATGAAGGTATCACATTACTACTGTAAGCACTATGTGTTGTTTGAAAAGCAACCCACATTGAACTCCTCTCTGAAAAGCTTGCAGTCGTCTGCCGAGCGTATTCGGAACTCGTCCTCCAGCAAGTCCAGGGGGATGGGGAAGTACCTCTTGGATGGAGAGGGGGATCGTGGGAGGAGGACCACTGTCTGCTCTCCTGTGTGAAACAAAAACATTGGAACGTCAATGTTTTTACATTCAGTACAAGAattgtgaaataaataaataaagttctGCCTCTCtttttagagacagaaccaggtcaCCTCATTACACACAGGTGACTACTGCAAGTCgccctggataagagcatctgctaaatgactaaaatgtaaaaaattacgAGGCGACCATAAGGAGGGTGACCTCATACAAGAGATGTATATAAACAACTGTCTGGGCCTTCAATTCTTCACTCACACGTCACTTACTCAACATTGTACATTACATGTGAAAGTTACATTAATTACAAGGTATTTTGCTTCAACTGTGGCAATGTAGACTGTGAATCTTATTATTATTTAGACTTGTCTGGTTCATGTCTTGACAGCTCTCAATACCAGCATACGCCAACAGTAGGATATCTCTACAGAATAGATTTGACTTTCTGTTTTGATTGTGATGACTTATCTAGAGCACAGATTCAATCCGTATGGAATTTCAAAAAGgactactgtacacacacaaccTAAGACTTGCATCACATTCCACAACAAATACTCAATGGTTCAAATGCAATATTGTATATGTAAGATGTACGTGGCAATGTGCAACATAATGAAGTCGAGACATACCTTGATCTTCCAAGAAGCCATTTGGAGTCTTCTGAGAGATAAGAGCCTTCCTGTGGTTTCTAAACCTAaccagagggtgagagagagaacagaaaaagGAAACGAAACGTTATCTGACCATAACCCCAGAAAAATAATATTTCAGCTCAACAAGCCAGTAGAAATAGAAACCCACCATCTGAACTGAAAGCTGTTCTTTCTCATGAGAAGCAGATTGTTAACTCCTCTCTCAGTGGTGAGGATACTGAGTGAGTGAATGGGTGAGAGCATGGTCTGATATGACCCAGCTAGCCATTTGTTGTCTATTTAACTGATAGAGCAGCTgttggagcacacacacacacacacacacacacacacacacacacacacacacacacacacacacacacacacacacacacacacacacacacacacacacacacacacacagagtggggGTAGGCTGAGCTGATAAgagcatggtggaggtggggtgaaGCCATCCAGTGTTGTTTGTTACCTTAGGAAGTATACAATCAGGagaatgatgatgatgagaagaagagagatcaGCGTAGTGGGAAGGACATGGGCACCCTGGGAGGTAGGGTTTTCTGGGAAACAAAGATACACACATTATTTTGTATACTACATATACAACAAGTGTTGTCAATATTTACATGTAACCATTTTAATAGATAATTGAGCTATTGGTCTACCTGTTGTTTAAAGTTATGATCAAGTTAATTAATGCTGATTGTTCTGTTTAATTCACTATTCGTGCGGGAGTTAGTTACCTAAAGTCTGGTTCTCACGAGAGGAGTTATTCAAGGTTATTGTAGTTGCAATCAGAAACAACACCATTGTGACTGTGGAGATAAACAGAACATGAGTGAATACATAACACTGTAAGAAAATGCAGAAGCTGTGATGCTTCATTAATTCCACTAGAGGGCGTCCACGATACAAGCAAATCCTGGCTTGGTGATGACAGTGCTGTCTGAAAATAAGGTGATGATGTCAGGCCCTCTGACCGTATGATTGTGTAACTCCTTGTATCCTATCCATTTCTTGCTCTGTCCTGTCCATATGCACTTAGCAGTATGGTGCATCACCTCAGATCTCACAACCCTAAAATACACATATCATGGTAACAGGAAGCACTCTCATAGACGGCAGAAATCAGATCCCTTGCAGTCCTAGACAGACTGGAGAAGAGCTAAACAAGCTCAAGGGATGTGAATCTCACActgcagtctcacacacagagaaatagCAATGAGAAGTGCTTGGATAGGGGGAGTGAGAaacagtggaaaacagagagaaaaatatcATTTTTCCAGAACGATCCATCTGAAGGAAGAGGAATGAGGAAACTCCTGGTCCCATTGAGTAGCACTATGTAGCGTGAAGCAATTCTCCATTTCATCACTATTACCTGCATTGCATCTCTATCACAAACTATGCATttctacctctctgtagcctttTTCTTGCTGGCAGTCTGTCTATAATTCCCTCACTCCTGGGCACATCTATTTAAATGCAATGTATTATATACGAGAACAGTTATTGCCCAGTGTTTTATCCATGCGCAGACTTGAGAGCATCACTTTATATTACATGTCTCCTTAGCCTTAGAAAAAGCTGTTTTGCATAGACATCATTATTCATACTTCTAGTAGCTTCACTAGAAGTGGATCATCCTGAAAGGCCTTATTCATGACTTTTTGGTAACACATATGCCTCTCTCAatctcaccccccccacacacacacatatgttcaAAGCCAAGGGGCATGTACTGCATATGTGCCACACTGTGCTGAAGGTGCCCAATCTCTCCCCAGTGTTAACAAGCTGACAGTGTCAACACCTGCTCCCTGCAGAACTCCACTGGGCAAAAACACATTCACTCACAGTGTTGGCATTCCACCATACTGGGCTacacacaacattaaccatgaaGGCATCAATGATTCTGCCATTCCTATATAGCCTAACACTGTATATCACACGGTTTAGGCACATTTAGGCTTCCTTCCCGCACTGCAGTCTTTGTTTGCCAGAGTGCATGTTTGATTGAATCCGGCCCTGTAATGAAACATGTTTGGGCTATGGCAGGATAACTTGGAAAGAAGGAGGGCAAAGCTACATAATTTAAATCCTTCAACTCAGCAGTCCTTCTCAGTGCTATCAAAAGTATGTTAAGAGTTGGACCCAGAACTACAATGTAATTATTATTGCTGATTATAAAAGCTCCCAAACTCAACGAGATGGCCTCAATGGTATTTAGCATGCTGCAGTAGCAATTCTCAAGCATTGCATATGTTATTACCATAATCAAAAATGCATTTACCTAAACAAGGATTTCTCCATGCAGGTAATGTTATTAATACATAATGTAATTCATTAAATATTATTAGATGTATATATCTACAACAATGCATCAAAAACAAAAGGGGAAAGTTGCAAAACTCAATATTATAAAGTAACTCAATAAATGAGTGGTATTTATAAGAAAGACGGAGGATGTGTAAAATGGATGAAAGCCGCATCCAAAAAAGGACCAACTCGGTCTCACCTCAACTCTTACACGCAAACCTAAGTGAGCATGACGGACCCTGAGAAAAATAGCATGCTCATACAAATGTATCCTTCTCTACAGCAGACTTGTAACCTTTTAATTGATTTGTATTATTAATTAAAGCAGAGATGTGCAGTTAAAAGTATGCATTCCATTTCAACTGGATATGTATTGTACAGGAGCTTTCAGATTTGAGAGGTTTTTCCCTTCATGTCCATTAGAGCCCATGAACAAGAAGGGTGATTCCACGCCAGGAAGACCCACATTGTTTTGGgtcatctcagattgttctggcaattgtGGTAGCAGAAtcagatgttttatttacattatAATGCTTACGTGAGATATTTGTCATTAGGATGTCTTattttggataatactgttggcaGTTTGCAGTTATCCCTTCTCTGCTAGGGCTTAGTcaacttggggcccagagaggggagaggtcaggattgtcttcatatgtcaatgtatctgttaaaccatgtgatgctatgaagaatatcagaaggggaggaggacagaatggaggcttgtcttcttatgggaatgtgtctgtaactattgtatgtcccctctgaggttgcccttatcttgatttagtatatgacctaagaggctcactgtcttttctgatcttgtccaggaggaggtgtatttgagatgggagtatctagaattgacaattgatatatgccattggatgaggtaatggtttggtactatgttgtaccaagaacttattttaggagaccaaactgaacgataatttatagctaatgctatctggctatgggatactcctctttcaAGTAAGAGGTTATTTGTGAACTGTTCCTGAGATCTGTGTTttgtcatgtgagttgagaggggtgtgtcttggctataaatgatactaagaactgttttgtaagcactctcagagaattagtttatagacactgaattgatctgagagtcacagggctatggtgaagctcatatataattaaagatggactttataatatactctgacttgtgtgtggtttgcgctcTCAATGTTTAGTAATACAGGAATTTACCATGACCCAATTCTCATATAGAAACTGCATTGGGAGGAATGATGCttgacatgctttttacatttgtatcacaaaccaaTTCAgagaaaatcatgatgaaagtggccattttaggccctttttaaACCTATACACATGCCTCCTGATCTGTTAACcttacatgatacagacaacatcatTGTGTCATTATACTCTGTATACTGTGCTCTAAAATATGGAGTATGTCTGGATTCTGAAATACAACTTTATTAcattaatttattcaaaataaaacattttatagaCATAGTTTTAAACAATAGACTCTACAAGGACATTACATTTCCAGAGTGGTTACACTGCTAATTTTGCAGTTATGATAAGAGTTATGAGCACCACCAAGACAGTGAATGGGAAAATAGATTCAAAGGGTACTTACTCCCTCTGCTTGTGATTGGTTAATGACCTATAATGTCAATTTCTATGTAGAAAAGGTATaaaacacatatacatatacacacatatatacatacacacacacatatatacacacatacatatatatatatatatacacacacacacacacatatatatatatatatatatatatatatatatatatatatatatatgtgtgtgtgtgtgtgtgtgtgtgtgtgtgtgtgtgtgtgtgtatgtatatatatatatatatatatatatgtatatatatatatatatatatatatatatatgtgtatatatatatatatatatatatatatatatatatatatatgtgtatatatatatatatatatatatatatatatatatatatatatatatatatatatatatatatatacacacacacacacatatagatatatatatatatgtatatatatatatgtgtatatatatatatatatacacacacacacacatatacacacacacacacacacacacacacatatatatatatatatatatatatagtcgcCCACAAGATCCTCCCAGTCAGGGCCGTTATGCACTCCAGGGGCATGGCGAGGATATCTGCGTGCCCCCGACCACGCGTGCCCCCGACCAGTGAGGCACTTGCTCTGGGAGTGCAGAGCCGCCAGGGAGCTGTGGAAGAAAGCAGGTCCCCTGATCTCCCCGTGTCTGCCAGCAGGGGAGGACCTAACGTCCCAGCTCATGCTGTATGGGGTGGGCCGAAGGCCTATTCCATAAAAGGCCTTCACCAAGCTCTGGCCCACCCTCACGTGTCTGAAGGAAGCACTGTGGTCCTCCCGCAACCTGCTCGTAGCGAAATGAGTAGAGACCACCCCCCAGGCAGTGTCCATGGTAGCCACGGAAGCCCTGGGGTGCTACAGAAGAAATGGGGCCTTGACCCCAAGCAAAGGGTCCTCCAAAACACCCACAGCGCTGCTGACAGCGCTGCGGCACCTAGGGCGTTACGCCTAGGGGAGAGATGTCCTCTGGGCCCTGAAGGACAGGATGGTAATTGATTCGGAAGAGCAGGAGGAGGCGAGTTTGATAACCACCACCCCACCCCGCTCCTGTAGAGGACAGCTTTTTAACAATGTGactttttttaaacatgttttcatgtcttaaaaatgttttacttttgttaaatcatttgTACACATTTCAAATGGCTTTTATAGATTTGAAGTTTTTACAAAGAAAAGTACTTTTATTCATGGTTGTTTCTATTGTCTTTAACATGAACTTTTTAAGAAACTTAAATGTAATATTCAAATGCTGTGTTTTATGCTTTTATTCAGTTTTTAGGTGTATAAAATgatgtataaaaatatatatgagCCGTTTTTAAAGGAAATGTAATAATACAACTTTtccaaaataaatgtattttacatattATTCGAAAAATgggttgtttggatcctggatgctgattggacgAGCAGCATTCTAAGCCAAGCTGTATTTGCAACACAGGCACACATATGCCTGCTAACAGTTCCATCTGAATTATCACTGCACCTCCATAACAATATAATCTAGTTCATGTTGCTGTTGGAATAACCTCTCAACTTGCACATTAAAACTGCaatagcaaccaggaaatggtggagcgatttctgcatagtgcatctttaattcCCTTTGCTTCTAGGCTACCATTTGGTTTGTATAAACGGGGGTTAAAATAAGCCTTGCTGTCTGCCTGTTCGACCGCAGAAACAATGTTTCACTTTTGAAATGCAATCTCTCCTGTACTTAACTTTTTCTGAGCCAGGCGAAATCACGCATCAATGTCATTATTATGGATATGTCCAAGTAAATACGGCTAGTTTACTGTCATTCTAGGTGCAATGTTTGACATGACTGTGCTAGCTGAAGTTGGCTAGCTTGAAAATGACAAGAACGTTAGTCAGCCTGAATAGTCAGCCTGCATACCCTCCCAAGCA
Coding sequences within it:
- the LOC112253059 gene encoding receptor-type tyrosine-protein phosphatase epsilon isoform X1 is translated as MVLFLIATTITLNNSSRENQTLENPTSQGAHVLPTTLISLLLIIIILLIVYFLRFRNHRKALISQKTPNGFLEDQGEQTVVLLPRSPSPSKRYFPIPLDLLEDEFRIRSADDCKLFREEFNSLTCGYHHGSFEEASREINRDKNRYPNILPYDHSRVLLTQIDGHSCTDYINASYIDGYKEKNKLIAAQGPMHDTVADFWRMIWEQKTATIVMLTNLKERKEDKCYQYWPDQGCWMYGSVRVSVEDFTVLVDYTIRKFCVQYQGNDGPRAPRLVTQLHFTSWPDFGVPFSPIGMLKFLKKVKTVNPSYAGPIVVHCSAGVGRTGTFIVIDGMIDMMHVEKRLDVFGFVTRIREQRSQLVQTDMQYSFIYHALLEYYMYGDTELDVSSLEGHLQKLHNTRTPLDKLGLEEEFRKLTNVRIMKENMRTGNLPANMKKNRVLQIIPYDFNRVILSMKRGQEFTDYINASFIDGYRQKDYFIATQGPQSHTVEDFWRMVWEYRCHSIVMLTELKEREQDKCFQYWPAEGTVTFGDYTLELKGDALCDTFTLKDMVLTYGPEKQSRHVRHFHFHGWPEIGIPAEGKGMIDIIASVQRQQQQSGNHPIIVHCSAGAGRTGTFIALSNILERVKAEGLLDVFQTVKSLRMKRPHMVQTVEQYDFCYRVVQDFVDIFSDYANFK
- the LOC112253059 gene encoding receptor-type tyrosine-protein phosphatase epsilon isoform X2 — encoded protein: MLSPIHSLSILTTERGVNNLLLMRKNSFQFRWFRNHRKALISQKTPNGFLEDQGEQTVVLLPRSPSPSKRYFPIPLDLLEDEFRIRSADDCKLFREEFNSLTCGYHHGSFEEASREINRDKNRYPNILPYDHSRVLLTQIDGHSCTDYINASYIDGYKEKNKLIAAQGPMHDTVADFWRMIWEQKTATIVMLTNLKERKEDKCYQYWPDQGCWMYGSVRVSVEDFTVLVDYTIRKFCVQYQGNDGPRAPRLVTQLHFTSWPDFGVPFSPIGMLKFLKKVKTVNPSYAGPIVVHCSAGVGRTGTFIVIDGMIDMMHVEKRLDVFGFVTRIREQRSQLVQTDMQYSFIYHALLEYYMYGDTELDVSSLEGHLQKLHNTRTPLDKLGLEEEFRKLTNVRIMKENMRTGNLPANMKKNRVLQIIPYDFNRVILSMKRGQEFTDYINASFIDGYRQKDYFIATQGPQSHTVEDFWRMVWEYRCHSIVMLTELKEREQDKCFQYWPAEGTVTFGDYTLELKGDALCDTFTLKDMVLTYGPEKQSRHVRHFHFHGWPEIGIPAEGKGMIDIIASVQRQQQQSGNHPIIVHCSAGAGRTGTFIALSNILERVKAEGLLDVFQTVKSLRMKRPHMVQTVEQYDFCYRVVQDFVDIFSDYANFK